One stretch of Brevibacillus laterosporus DNA includes these proteins:
- a CDS encoding MFS transporter translates to MRRKYALWLLFVILFLASFDMHAQMPLLSPFIKELGAPALLIGLLLSAYSFTNLIGNLTAGPIIDRYSKKGFISAGLMISGILLMLHGIIDSSTQLLGIRLTYGYVMAFVSPACFAVLASSADTIDEQNKIFVQKGIILTFASILSPAVGGFLAGRFGFANSFVILGWVMLITGLIALLFLPKKSGEGKQVTPGGFIFNAEENEQRQTKQNNKNNKKDNLKTTLNLLFGSIGMYPAFFSAFAIMYAQGIMMYEVPLLIARQNLDPTVTGMVFSMMGLGSLLTLSLTQIQRKSPVVRCLFGLTILSTMFYATAMNWNVSIYWMMFFVGGAFGLLFPAMTTILTSYSPRHLYGTAFSFYSAIMSAGAILSPVMAGMYDNVSRSFFSGFLVLMTASICCILFQDKKWQAVSPVRR, encoded by the coding sequence TTGCGGAGAAAATATGCCCTTTGGTTGCTGTTTGTCATTTTGTTTTTGGCTTCGTTCGACATGCATGCACAGATGCCTCTCTTATCACCCTTTATTAAAGAATTGGGTGCGCCAGCTTTGTTAATTGGTCTATTGTTGAGTGCGTATTCCTTCACAAACCTGATTGGCAATCTGACAGCAGGACCTATCATTGATCGCTACAGCAAAAAAGGATTTATCAGCGCAGGCTTGATGATCTCAGGAATTTTATTAATGCTGCATGGGATCATTGATAGCTCTACGCAATTGCTCGGCATTCGGTTGACCTATGGGTACGTCATGGCTTTTGTCTCACCAGCTTGTTTTGCGGTGCTCGCCTCATCCGCCGATACGATTGATGAGCAAAATAAAATATTTGTACAAAAAGGGATTATTTTAACTTTCGCTTCCATTTTATCACCAGCGGTAGGGGGATTTCTCGCAGGAAGGTTTGGATTTGCTAATTCCTTTGTCATTTTAGGGTGGGTAATGTTGATTACTGGACTGATAGCATTGCTCTTTTTACCCAAGAAAAGTGGGGAAGGAAAACAGGTGACACCTGGTGGATTTATATTCAATGCTGAGGAGAATGAACAAAGACAGACTAAACAAAACAACAAGAATAACAAGAAAGACAATCTGAAAACAACCTTGAACCTGCTATTCGGAAGCATCGGGATGTATCCCGCCTTCTTTTCTGCGTTTGCGATCATGTATGCACAAGGGATAATGATGTATGAAGTGCCGTTATTAATTGCCCGTCAGAATTTAGATCCTACTGTGACTGGCATGGTCTTCAGCATGATGGGACTAGGTTCATTGCTTACATTAAGTCTGACACAGATTCAACGTAAATCACCTGTGGTGCGGTGCTTATTTGGGCTTACAATTTTGAGCACTATGTTTTATGCGACAGCGATGAATTGGAATGTTTCGATTTACTGGATGATGTTTTTTGTGGGCGGTGCCTTTGGACTGTTATTTCCTGCTATGACTACCATTTTAACTTCTTATTCACCGCGTCATCTGTACGGTACTGCTTTTAGTTTTTACTCTGCGATCATGTCTGCTGGAGCCATATTAAGTCCGGTAATGGCAGGAATGTATGATAATGTCAGTCGGTCATTTTTTTCTGGGTTTCTCGTGCTGATGACCGCTAGTATATGTTGCATCTTATTTCAGGATAAAAAGTGGCAGGCAGTCTCTCCGGTACGGCGCTAA
- a CDS encoding ECF transporter S component, giving the protein MSTKRSMWSLSTTALVLIPVAVGVNYIGKLFAGLLKLPLWLDAIGTVLASLLAGPIIGGLSGLINNIIYGLTVDPISFVYALTSLCMGLVAGAMAFKGWINSWGKAAVVGLTVGVTAVVISTPLNVWFWGGQTGNLWGDMVFAYVMNNTQSIWLASFLDELVVDVPDKLLTVLVAYGIYRVLPKSLIHMYKNKSDIESLD; this is encoded by the coding sequence ATGTCTACAAAACGCAGCATGTGGTCGTTATCAACTACAGCGCTCGTACTTATTCCAGTAGCTGTCGGTGTTAATTACATCGGTAAATTGTTTGCTGGACTATTAAAACTACCACTGTGGCTGGATGCTATCGGAACAGTACTAGCTAGCTTGCTCGCGGGTCCTATTATCGGCGGATTGTCCGGTCTCATTAATAACATTATTTATGGTTTAACGGTGGACCCGATTTCGTTTGTATATGCACTGACTAGTTTATGTATGGGGTTAGTTGCAGGGGCAATGGCTTTTAAAGGATGGATTAACAGTTGGGGGAAAGCAGCTGTTGTTGGATTAACCGTTGGTGTAACCGCCGTGGTTATTTCTACACCGCTAAATGTATGGTTTTGGGGAGGACAGACGGGTAATTTATGGGGCGATATGGTATTTGCCTATGTGATGAACAATACCCAGTCAATCTGGCTTGCATCTTTTTTAGACGAATTAGTGGTGGATGTACCTGATAAATTATTAACCGTTTTGGTTGCCTATGGAATATATCGCGTGTTGCCTAAGAGCCTTATCCATATGTACAAAAACAAGTCAGATATTGAGTCACTGGACTAA
- a CDS encoding energy-coupling factor transporter transmembrane protein EcfT, giving the protein MKTLSLYVPKDTMIHQIDPITKLCYIAFAVLVPIILPSLHTALIGMLVSFLILLVAKVFRRALAVISFVGFVLVTVVFIQGFFYVKNETVLFYIGSWAFYQEGLLYALGICFRALNIVGAFLILVLTTKPSDLIESLVRKGLSARFGYVLSSVFQIIPQMMTTMDTITDAQRSRGMETEGNLFARMKAFVPLIGPVVLSSLIDTKERSLALQVRGFNVSGPKTFLQEETQYPHRKILRVLMAVCVVVAIVWRVIG; this is encoded by the coding sequence ATGAAGACACTTAGCCTATATGTCCCAAAGGATACGATGATACACCAGATTGACCCGATTACCAAGCTCTGCTACATTGCATTTGCCGTATTGGTGCCAATCATTTTACCGTCCCTGCATACTGCTTTGATTGGTATGCTAGTTAGCTTTCTGATTCTACTTGTTGCCAAGGTGTTCAGACGTGCATTGGCGGTCATTAGCTTTGTAGGCTTCGTGCTTGTGACAGTCGTGTTTATCCAAGGCTTTTTTTATGTGAAAAATGAGACGGTGCTGTTTTACATAGGTTCGTGGGCGTTTTATCAGGAAGGTTTGCTATATGCCTTAGGGATTTGCTTTCGCGCACTTAATATCGTAGGAGCTTTTCTCATTCTTGTGTTAACTACAAAACCGTCGGATTTAATTGAATCGCTCGTCCGAAAAGGACTGTCAGCCAGATTTGGATATGTGTTAAGCTCTGTGTTCCAAATCATTCCACAAATGATGACAACAATGGATACGATTACAGATGCGCAGCGGTCGCGTGGAATGGAGACCGAGGGGAACCTGTTTGCCAGAATGAAAGCATTTGTCCCGCTGATTGGTCCGGTTGTACTAAGCTCGCTCATTGATACGAAGGAACGGAGTCTTGCCTTACAGGTTCGCGGATTTAATGTATCGGGGCCTAAGACGTTTCTTCAGGAAGAAACACAATATCCGCATAGAAAAATATTACGGGTACTCATGGCAGTATGCGTAGTGGTTGCAATTGTTTGGAGGGTAATCGGATGA
- a CDS encoding ATP-binding cassette domain-containing protein, whose amino-acid sequence MSHIEINQLKYRYPMNEQLALDDVSLTVERSEFLGVIGQNLAGKSTFCQALTGLVPHFYKGAYGGSVLIDGTDVGKVGVDETIRKVGIVFQNPFTQVTGAKLTVYEEIAFGLEHLGVPRQQMMERIDHVLHLLDIEECKDRAPFDLSGGQMQRMAIASVIAMRPQVIVLDEPTSQLDPQGSEEVFQAIQSLSKEGMTVILAEHKMEKLAVYADRIALFHQGKLVDVDTPSRLFSRDDLAQYGVQPPVYTRVCRELALKVPGSNTYPVTLEEAQRSYEAQRQQNGVESLERIQDSSTSTKQAGQLHGQKRSQSSEGEQHD is encoded by the coding sequence ATGAGTCACATTGAGATTAATCAGCTAAAATATCGGTATCCCATGAACGAACAATTGGCCTTAGATGATGTTAGCTTGACAGTAGAACGTAGTGAGTTCCTCGGAGTAATTGGACAAAATCTAGCTGGTAAATCGACATTTTGCCAAGCGTTAACTGGTTTAGTTCCTCACTTTTACAAAGGAGCCTATGGCGGTAGTGTATTGATTGATGGTACAGATGTAGGCAAAGTAGGTGTAGATGAAACCATACGAAAAGTAGGCATTGTCTTCCAGAATCCATTTACGCAGGTGACGGGTGCCAAGCTAACTGTATATGAAGAAATTGCATTTGGACTGGAGCATTTGGGTGTACCACGTCAACAAATGATGGAGAGAATTGATCACGTCCTGCATCTGTTGGATATAGAAGAGTGTAAAGACCGTGCCCCATTCGATCTGTCTGGTGGTCAGATGCAACGAATGGCCATCGCTAGTGTCATTGCTATGCGCCCCCAAGTGATTGTGTTAGATGAGCCTACATCTCAACTTGATCCTCAAGGTTCAGAAGAGGTGTTTCAGGCCATTCAAAGCTTGAGTAAGGAAGGCATGACTGTCATACTGGCTGAACACAAAATGGAGAAGCTAGCAGTATATGCTGACCGGATTGCCTTGTTTCATCAGGGTAAACTGGTTGATGTGGATACACCGTCCCGACTGTTCTCACGAGATGACTTGGCGCAATATGGCGTGCAACCACCAGTATACACGCGGGTTTGTCGGGAACTAGCGTTAAAGGTACCAGGCTCCAATACATATCCCGTTACGTTGGAGGAAGCGCAACGTTCTTATGAGGCTCAACGCCAACAAAATGGGGTAGAGTCACTTGAACGGATACAAGATTCTTCGACATCTACAAAGCAGGCTGGTCAACTTCATGGGCAAAAAAGGTCACAGTCTAGCGAGGGTGAACAGCATGATTAA
- a CDS encoding ATP-binding cassette domain-containing protein, whose amino-acid sequence MIKLMDVRFGYQPGQEVLKGLSLTFDQRTTAIIGQNGAGKTTLVKLLKGLLQPTAGDVFIGEVNTKTATVAQLASTIGLVFQNPHDQIFKRTVVDEVMFGPLQLKVNEQTAKQRAQEALELVGLWERHAENPHDLGLSEKKLITIASVVAMNTDIIILDEPTIAQDDAGKRRIAEIIKQLKHEGKLVMAILHDMDFVAAHFERTIVLNQGQVLGDKDTRDVFSQQELLQRAGLDTPYVTQLGKQWEEETVLTAEELIGRWSLRG is encoded by the coding sequence ATGATTAAACTAATGGATGTTCGATTTGGTTATCAACCGGGGCAGGAAGTACTAAAAGGACTTTCACTCACATTTGATCAGCGCACGACGGCTATTATTGGTCAGAATGGAGCAGGGAAGACGACGTTGGTAAAGCTGTTAAAAGGTTTATTGCAGCCGACAGCAGGAGACGTTTTTATTGGAGAGGTTAATACAAAAACGGCCACTGTAGCACAGCTAGCCAGTACGATTGGGCTTGTCTTTCAAAATCCGCATGACCAGATTTTTAAAAGAACGGTAGTAGATGAAGTGATGTTTGGCCCCTTACAACTTAAGGTGAATGAACAAACAGCGAAACAACGTGCCCAAGAAGCATTAGAACTAGTAGGCTTGTGGGAGCGTCATGCTGAGAATCCCCATGACTTAGGACTATCTGAGAAAAAATTAATTACAATTGCATCTGTGGTTGCCATGAATACAGATATCATCATTTTAGATGAACCAACCATTGCGCAGGATGACGCTGGCAAACGCCGGATTGCAGAGATTATCAAGCAGTTGAAACATGAAGGAAAACTAGTGATGGCTATTCTGCATGATATGGATTTTGTTGCTGCTCATTTTGAGCGAACAATCGTCCTGAACCAGGGACAGGTGCTGGGAGACAAAGATACACGCGACGTCTTTTCCCAACAGGAGCTTTTGCAACGCGCGGGATTGGACACGCCATATGTGACTCAGCTCGGCAAACAATGGGAAGAAGAGACCGTATTGACAGCGGAAGAGCTGATCGGGAGATGGTCATTAAGGGGCTAG
- a CDS encoding histidine phosphatase family protein: MKTFIFMVRHGESPKTEGNERTRELTKKGRSDAHIITELLKDEGIDTFISSPYRRSILTIEELAQSLGTEILVDEDFREMVFISDDKILSDKELYPLVKKMFSDPDFSLPGGESITNCQNRSVTALKKILKKYTGQKVVIGTHGAVMTLMMGYFDRQYDLEFLLKTSKPDIYRMEFNGQELVEVKRLWKC; the protein is encoded by the coding sequence ATGAAAACTTTCATTTTCATGGTGAGACATGGCGAATCACCGAAAACAGAAGGGAACGAGAGAACACGTGAGCTGACTAAGAAGGGTAGGTCAGATGCCCATATAATAACTGAATTATTAAAAGATGAGGGAATAGACACGTTCATTTCAAGTCCATATAGAAGGTCAATTTTAACAATCGAGGAATTAGCCCAGTCTTTAGGTACAGAAATATTAGTTGATGAAGATTTTAGAGAAATGGTTTTTATAAGTGACGATAAGATATTGTCTGATAAGGAATTGTATCCATTAGTAAAGAAGATGTTTTCTGATCCAGACTTTTCGTTACCTGGAGGGGAATCTATTACAAATTGTCAGAATCGTTCTGTAACAGCTTTGAAAAAAATTCTAAAGAAATATACAGGACAGAAAGTTGTAATAGGAACTCATGGGGCTGTTATGACATTAATGATGGGGTATTTTGATCGTCAATACGACTTGGAATTTTTATTAAAAACTTCAAAACCCGATATCTACAGAATGGAATTCAATGGTCAGGAATTGGTAGAGGTTAAAAGATTGTGGAAATGTTAA
- a CDS encoding YdcF family protein: MTKHKSKLILSLALALSVSPLTSAFAQAEKSPVVKNETTAQRIQHLVDSTIDLFRNSSQNDKFALMEKNLQEASSLDPFNMELKFYLASTLIFQKKVDEAVSIYKQIVNFQPNHFEANLLYGVYSKVNGDEATYNKAMATLQKLDPQQANAFQAKLQAADAYLTTELSTTVPQNLPQKDHAIIILGFALENDGSMKQPLIERLQAGLAIAKKYPNSKIIVTGGSAKNGVTEAEAMNKWLLEKGVDKNRIVLEKSASDTVENALCTTAILETMGITDATLVTNATHMRRALSGFQASSDHYARLMGKENKRTFTNMVYMDYPSVDKAKQVTKDEKLGIYRDLLRTSGIWAYPGYQR, encoded by the coding sequence ATGACAAAACACAAAAGTAAACTAATCCTTTCATTAGCGTTGGCACTCTCTGTCTCTCCTTTGACTAGCGCATTTGCTCAAGCAGAAAAAAGCCCCGTTGTAAAAAATGAGACGACCGCACAGCGGATTCAGCATCTTGTTGATTCAACGATCGATCTATTCCGCAATAGCTCTCAAAATGATAAATTTGCGCTCATGGAAAAAAATCTGCAAGAAGCTAGCTCATTAGATCCATTTAACATGGAGTTAAAGTTTTATTTGGCCTCAACTTTGATTTTTCAAAAGAAAGTAGATGAAGCTGTTAGCATTTACAAGCAGATTGTTAATTTCCAACCAAATCATTTTGAAGCAAATCTTTTGTATGGCGTTTATTCAAAAGTAAATGGTGATGAGGCTACATACAATAAAGCCATGGCTACGTTACAAAAGCTTGATCCACAACAAGCGAATGCTTTTCAAGCGAAGCTACAGGCAGCGGATGCTTATTTAACAACCGAGCTTAGTACGACAGTGCCTCAAAACCTACCTCAAAAAGACCATGCGATTATCATCTTAGGTTTTGCACTTGAAAACGATGGTTCCATGAAACAACCACTAATTGAACGTTTACAAGCTGGATTAGCTATTGCAAAAAAATATCCAAATTCAAAAATTATCGTTACAGGCGGATCAGCTAAAAATGGCGTAACAGAAGCAGAAGCCATGAATAAATGGTTGTTGGAAAAAGGCGTGGACAAGAATCGTATCGTACTAGAAAAAAGCGCATCTGATACAGTAGAAAACGCATTATGTACAACAGCTATTTTAGAAACCATGGGAATAACAGATGCTACATTGGTTACAAACGCAACTCATATGCGCCGCGCCCTCTCTGGATTCCAAGCATCTAGTGACCACTATGCTCGTCTAATGGGAAAAGAAAATAAACGTACTTTTACGAACATGGTATATATGGATTACCCTTCTGTAGATAAAGCAAAACAAGTAACAAAAGATGAAAAACTAGGTATTTACCGCGATCTGTTACGTACATCTGGAATCTGGGCTTACCCAGGCTATCAACGCTAA
- a CDS encoding sulfurtransferase, which translates to MLQDKLQDPVVQAGWLHEHLKDPSVVILDCRFILGQPDVGRVEYDAGHIPGAIYLSLDSDLSGPKTEQGHGGRHPLPSVSAIEDLFSRIGIDEHTTVVAYDGVDMAMAARLWWMLRYVGHESVYVLDGGYAAWNKDNYPISTEILHREPRSFTANVQPDMLLTKHAVEQREATTPLLDSRAPERYRGDVEPLDSKAGHIPGAECFFYKNTLQADGTLKTKEQLQNHFGELLKQKHIIVYCGSGVTACVNLLALMRADRPDAMLYGGSWSDWSSYEDSPVATGDE; encoded by the coding sequence ATGTTACAGGATAAGCTGCAAGACCCCGTAGTGCAAGCTGGTTGGCTTCATGAGCATCTGAAAGATCCATCTGTAGTGATATTGGACTGCCGGTTTATTCTCGGACAACCAGATGTAGGTCGGGTGGAATACGATGCGGGACACATTCCGGGTGCCATCTATCTTAGTCTGGATTCAGACCTATCTGGTCCGAAAACAGAGCAAGGTCACGGTGGACGTCATCCTTTACCGAGCGTTTCTGCCATTGAAGATTTATTTTCCCGCATCGGTATTGACGAACATACCACCGTTGTCGCTTATGATGGTGTAGATATGGCGATGGCAGCTCGCTTGTGGTGGATGTTGCGCTATGTGGGACATGAGAGTGTGTACGTACTGGACGGCGGTTATGCCGCGTGGAACAAAGATAATTATCCCATTAGCACCGAAATCCTACATAGAGAGCCTCGTTCCTTCACAGCGAATGTCCAACCAGATATGCTTCTTACCAAGCACGCAGTGGAGCAACGGGAGGCTACCACCCCTCTACTCGACTCCCGAGCACCGGAGCGTTATCGTGGTGATGTGGAACCCTTGGACTCTAAGGCAGGACACATTCCTGGAGCTGAGTGCTTCTTTTACAAAAACACCTTACAAGCAGATGGTACATTAAAAACGAAAGAGCAGTTGCAAAACCATTTCGGTGAGTTATTAAAGCAAAAGCACATTATAGTTTACTGTGGATCAGGTGTAACAGCATGCGTCAATCTCCTGGCACTAATGAGAGCCGATCGACCCGATGCAATGTTATACGGAGGTAGCTGGAGCGATTGGTCATCTTATGAGGATAGTCCCGTGGCAACAGGAGATGAGTAA
- a CDS encoding HAD family hydrolase, translated as MIKALVFDFDGTILDTEWTLYQSFKEIYESYGVILPIDLWSQGVGSELVFDPFAHLEELTQAPVDRVATEDRWLNRHREMLQTTDLRPGVRDYLEVARSHGLKIGLASSSPRSWVEPHLKKYGIRDYFSCIFTKDDVLQVKPDPELYTKTLSCLGVRPHEAIAVEDSVTGAIAAKAAGMYCIITPHELSRQHAFTEYDVRLESLAERRLEQVLEGFK; from the coding sequence ATGATAAAGGCGTTAGTGTTTGATTTTGACGGAACTATCTTGGATACAGAATGGACATTATATCAGTCATTTAAGGAAATCTATGAATCTTATGGAGTAATACTTCCTATCGATTTATGGTCGCAGGGTGTGGGAAGTGAACTCGTATTTGATCCCTTCGCTCATTTAGAAGAGCTGACCCAAGCCCCAGTAGACCGGGTTGCTACAGAAGATAGATGGCTGAATCGTCACCGGGAAATGTTGCAGACAACAGATTTACGACCAGGCGTTCGAGATTATTTGGAAGTAGCGCGATCACACGGATTAAAAATTGGACTTGCATCCAGCTCCCCACGTTCCTGGGTAGAGCCCCATCTAAAAAAATATGGAATACGAGATTATTTCTCTTGCATTTTTACTAAAGATGATGTGCTACAAGTAAAACCTGACCCAGAGCTTTACACAAAAACGCTCTCTTGCCTTGGAGTAAGACCGCATGAAGCGATTGCTGTAGAGGATTCGGTCACAGGCGCGATTGCAGCCAAAGCGGCTGGTATGTACTGCATCATTACACCACATGAGCTATCTCGTCAGCATGCTTTTACAGAGTATGATGTTCGCTTGGAGTCACTTGCAGAGCGACGTTTGGAGCAGGTGTTAGAAGGATTTAAATAA
- a CDS encoding DUF2621 domain-containing protein — MNGMFSWFIIGWTIVLVGLFAIGGYFMFRKFLKSMPKQDGKSDLDWQDHFIDQTRHMWDDEGLKLLNELVHPVPELFRPVARRTIAAKIGQLALDEKVDHMTTELIIRGYIIATPKRDHKFLIAHLKEKEIDFTPYQKYLQA, encoded by the coding sequence GTGAACGGAATGTTTTCCTGGTTTATTATCGGTTGGACCATTGTGTTGGTTGGACTGTTTGCCATTGGTGGCTATTTTATGTTCCGAAAATTTCTAAAATCAATGCCAAAACAAGATGGTAAATCTGATTTGGATTGGCAAGATCACTTTATTGATCAGACACGGCACATGTGGGACGATGAAGGCCTGAAGTTGTTAAACGAACTAGTACACCCTGTTCCTGAATTATTCCGCCCGGTAGCGAGGCGCACCATTGCTGCAAAAATTGGTCAGTTGGCACTGGATGAAAAAGTGGACCACATGACTACAGAGCTGATCATTCGTGGCTACATTATTGCCACTCCAAAACGTGATCACAAATTTTTAATTGCTCATTTGAAAGAAAAAGAGATTGACTTTACCCCTTATCAAAAATATTTACAAGCCTGA